From Chloroflexota bacterium, the proteins below share one genomic window:
- a CDS encoding sugar ABC transporter substrate-binding protein, giving the protein MEKPTNKPQVLVNSVGYSRRDFLRFGAFTTIGLLAGCGTTSATPVSTATPTKPKIGLVMKSLSNEFFQQMQAGAEEYARQNATRFDFTATGINDERDFATQIASFERLITEKYDVIVLAPADSIALVAPVAKAVKAGIVVINIDVALDEATKKAAGIDLAFFGPDNRAGAKMSGEVLAKALGAGGKVAVLEGNPEADNAVQRRLGFDDAIADGSLNLVVAESGHWETSEGQSITAAWLKKYPDLQGIMCANDSMAFGAVQALEAANMLDKIKVVGFDNIPAVQPLIKDGKMLATVEQYGAQMAAIGMDYGYRTLKGEKFSGWIRTELKLITKDNL; this is encoded by the coding sequence ATGGAAAAGCCAACCAACAAGCCGCAAGTTCTGGTAAACTCCGTCGGATATTCCCGCCGTGATTTTCTGCGTTTCGGGGCGTTTACCACCATCGGGTTACTCGCTGGCTGTGGAACCACCAGCGCCACGCCAGTGAGCACTGCCACCCCAACCAAGCCCAAAATTGGCCTCGTTATGAAATCGCTGAGCAACGAGTTCTTCCAACAAATGCAGGCTGGCGCTGAAGAATATGCGCGCCAAAATGCAACCCGCTTTGATTTCACTGCCACCGGAATTAACGACGAGCGCGATTTCGCCACCCAAATTGCCTCATTTGAACGCTTGATTACTGAAAAATATGATGTGATTGTGTTGGCTCCCGCCGATTCGATTGCCTTGGTTGCCCCGGTTGCCAAAGCGGTCAAAGCTGGCATCGTCGTGATCAATATCGACGTTGCGCTTGATGAAGCAACCAAAAAAGCTGCTGGCATCGATCTGGCCTTTTTTGGCCCCGATAATCGTGCTGGAGCCAAAATGTCGGGCGAGGTGCTGGCCAAAGCCTTAGGCGCAGGCGGCAAAGTCGCAGTGCTCGAAGGCAATCCAGAGGCCGATAATGCCGTCCAACGCCGCTTAGGCTTCGACGATGCCATCGCCGATGGTAGCTTGAATTTAGTCGTTGCTGAAAGTGGCCACTGGGAAACCAGCGAAGGCCAAAGCATCACCGCCGCATGGCTCAAAAAATACCCCGACTTACAAGGAATCATGTGTGCCAACGATTCAATGGCATTTGGGGCGGTTCAAGCACTCGAAGCCGCCAACATGCTCGATAAAATCAAAGTCGTGGGCTTTGATAACATTCCAGCGGTGCAACCCTTGATCAAAGATGGTAAAATGTTGGCGACCGTTGAACAATACGGTGCGCAAATGGCCGCAATCGGCATGGATTATGGCTATCGCACACTCAAAGGCGAGAAATTTAGCGGCTGGATTCGCACCGAACTAAAATTGATCACGAAAGATAATCTCTAG
- a CDS encoding STAS domain-containing protein, which produces MRFKALLAGLFRINHADANIRRRGKAIVGITFFLVCCIILIGIFSIFATGWRETALLTSPFGLLGLAAIWLARRGMANRAAGLLIAAALAALVAAPVVANRVAFTPFFFLLPILMAFVTLSPRGLLFASGTSLAALGLLALLTQNIPQTLPQNSEVFGLASSLLLMIIGLGYVGSRTTHQAIHAMNLAQQRSRELTKTLQDERDQLSQRVAESTAELRQSLANSEQLIAEQARLLNENDQQRSTIRSLSLPILPLHQHILLAPLIGTFDQQRLHDIQAQLLQAVDAYQAKILLLDLTGVAVLDQAGAAMLQQIVHASSLLGAAVAFIGVRPEAAQAIVSMGHQLGNVRVFRDLQAAIQQHSRLLFDS; this is translated from the coding sequence ATGCGTTTTAAGGCTTTACTCGCAGGGCTTTTCCGAATCAACCACGCCGACGCAAATATTCGGCGGCGTGGGAAGGCTATCGTTGGGATTACCTTCTTTTTGGTTTGCTGTATCATATTAATTGGTATTTTCAGCATTTTTGCAACTGGCTGGCGCGAAACTGCCTTACTCACCAGCCCATTTGGGCTGCTTGGGCTAGCAGCCATTTGGCTAGCCCGCCGTGGAATGGCCAATCGTGCCGCCGGATTATTGATTGCTGCTGCACTCGCGGCCTTGGTCGCCGCGCCAGTGGTGGCCAATCGGGTGGCTTTTACGCCATTTTTCTTTCTCTTACCAATTTTGATGGCCTTTGTCACGCTATCGCCACGCGGTTTACTGTTCGCCAGTGGCACGAGTTTGGCTGCCTTAGGTTTGCTCGCGCTATTAACGCAGAATATCCCACAAACATTGCCGCAAAATAGCGAAGTATTCGGCTTGGCCAGTAGCTTGTTGTTGATGATTATTGGCTTGGGCTATGTTGGCTCACGCACCACCCACCAAGCCATTCACGCAATGAATTTAGCTCAGCAGCGGAGCCGCGAATTAACTAAAACGCTGCAAGATGAGCGCGATCAACTTAGTCAACGGGTGGCTGAAAGCACGGCGGAATTACGCCAGAGTTTGGCAAATTCGGAACAATTGATCGCCGAGCAAGCCCGTTTATTGAATGAAAATGATCAACAACGTTCAACGATTCGTTCGTTGAGTTTGCCAATCTTGCCATTGCACCAACACATACTGCTTGCCCCACTGATTGGCACATTTGATCAGCAACGGTTACACGATATTCAAGCGCAGCTTTTACAGGCGGTTGATGCCTATCAAGCCAAAATTCTGCTCTTGGATTTGACTGGGGTTGCGGTGCTTGATCAGGCTGGGGCAGCCATGCTTCAGCAGATTGTCCATGCCAGTAGCTTGCTTGGGGCAGCCGTTGCATTTATCGGCGTGCGGCCTGAAGCAGCCCAAGCTATTGTGAGTATGGGCCACCAGCTTGGCAATGTGCGGGTTTTTCGCGATCTGCAAGCGGCAATTCAACAGCATAGTCGGCTGTTGTTCGATAGCTAA
- a CDS encoding tetratricopeptide repeat protein gives MDDRPIFPEWIKQARKQLGLGRAELAQQVGCSLAMLRQLEYGTRRPSRQLAERLASFLQIPAEQQALFVQTARVHQPPSPINPIPRVKRLPEPSQPLIGRAELLANASQLLLQPSIRLLSIVGPGGVGKTHFATQLAQQIQAHFSDGSFFIGLASLHDAEQLPTLIAQTLEIPQPTHQSTLEQLIGAIGQRSILLVLDNLEHVMMVVPIISQLIAQCSKLKMLITSRFALKLHAEHLIDLPPLDVPQHPLEHQASTETSYSAVELFELRAKMVQPQFSLTAQNRAIVGEICRRLDGLPLAIELAAARIRGLPPQAMLARLDRRLELFDQGNSDLPERHQTLRNLIAWSYTLLTPNEQTIFRTLSLFANHWTLDAAEYLCQTQIAKPQVLTILLNLLDKSLVREESSNDGLATFAMLEIIREYGLEQLEQTSEAQALRWRHAHYYIQLAQHAEQQLGQQEALWLERLTWERSNLWDVLNWLVAQQAAEALLQLIGSLWKFWQIRHLWQEGLHWIELALALPLVNSEAYQQARAKVLWGAGWLAVDLHQHDLAQAMFEQSLHLATSLDDQQGIARALHGVGLLAEWAGQRDFAMRAYQESLSLFRQLDDQEEIAWSLFHLGAALQSQGQAKQAQHFLEAALATSRRLDHSWSIVHQTKALGQMAIDQGRYADAELLLNESLKLAQSHQYQQIYLEILRHLGRSALEQGQYQLARERFQASLEQAQQLKEPSAIRWASIHLNWLGILAGDLDQAYAFEQQLAIFERDEPAWAIAWLKARLGTIALIKHQPEVAQSWFLASIQMYQANDLPWGLVECLEGLAHSLCLGKQANQAAACLQLLSTAEQQRQSLPRLRSVPEQAAWQASLAWCQQQLSPEQFTQIWQTEVTQTLEQLLKPF, from the coding sequence ATGGATGATCGGCCAATCTTCCCAGAATGGATCAAACAGGCTCGTAAGCAATTGGGCCTTGGCAGAGCCGAGTTAGCCCAACAAGTTGGCTGTTCGTTGGCCATGTTGCGTCAGCTTGAGTATGGTACCCGCCGCCCTTCGCGCCAGTTGGCTGAACGGCTCGCCAGCTTTTTGCAGATTCCAGCTGAACAGCAAGCGCTCTTTGTGCAAACCGCACGGGTCCATCAACCACCTAGCCCAATCAATCCAATTCCACGAGTGAAACGGCTGCCTGAGCCAAGCCAACCCTTAATTGGCCGCGCGGAATTATTGGCCAATGCCAGCCAGCTATTGCTCCAGCCAAGCATCCGTTTGCTGAGCATTGTTGGACCAGGTGGCGTTGGTAAAACTCATTTTGCAACCCAGCTTGCCCAGCAGATTCAAGCACATTTCAGTGATGGGAGCTTTTTTATTGGCTTAGCGTCATTGCACGATGCTGAACAATTGCCGACGCTGATCGCTCAAACGCTGGAAATCCCCCAACCAACCCATCAATCAACCTTAGAGCAATTGATCGGCGCGATTGGCCAACGCTCGATCTTACTGGTGCTCGATAATCTTGAGCATGTGATGATGGTTGTGCCAATTATCAGCCAATTGATCGCCCAATGCAGCAAACTCAAAATGCTGATTACCAGCCGCTTTGCCTTGAAATTACACGCTGAACACCTGATTGATTTGCCACCACTCGATGTGCCACAACACCCACTTGAGCACCAAGCTAGCACCGAAACCAGCTATTCTGCTGTGGAATTATTCGAGCTTCGCGCCAAAATGGTACAACCTCAATTTAGCCTAACAGCCCAAAATCGCGCGATCGTTGGCGAAATTTGTCGGCGTTTAGATGGCTTACCCTTGGCGATCGAGCTGGCGGCGGCACGAATTCGTGGCCTGCCACCCCAAGCAATGCTCGCGCGGCTCGATCGGCGGCTCGAATTATTCGATCAAGGCAATAGCGATCTGCCTGAGCGGCATCAAACCTTGCGCAATTTAATTGCTTGGAGCTACACGCTGCTCACGCCCAACGAGCAAACTATTTTTCGCACCCTCAGCCTGTTTGCCAACCATTGGACATTAGATGCCGCCGAATATCTGTGTCAAACTCAAATTGCCAAACCTCAAGTTCTCACAATTTTGCTCAATTTGCTTGATAAAAGTTTAGTGCGCGAAGAAAGCTCAAACGATGGCCTCGCCACCTTTGCCATGCTCGAAATTATTCGCGAATATGGGCTAGAGCAGCTTGAACAAACCAGCGAAGCTCAAGCATTGCGCTGGCGGCATGCGCATTATTACATCCAACTTGCCCAACATGCCGAGCAACAACTCGGCCAACAAGAAGCATTGTGGCTTGAGCGCTTGACTTGGGAGCGTAGCAACCTTTGGGATGTGCTCAACTGGCTCGTGGCACAACAAGCAGCCGAAGCGTTGCTGCAACTGATCGGTTCGCTCTGGAAATTTTGGCAAATTCGCCATCTCTGGCAGGAAGGCTTGCACTGGATTGAGTTGGCTTTGGCCTTGCCGCTGGTCAATAGCGAAGCCTATCAACAAGCCCGTGCCAAGGTGCTTTGGGGCGCTGGTTGGTTGGCAGTCGATTTGCATCAGCATGATTTGGCTCAAGCCATGTTCGAGCAAAGCCTGCACCTCGCCACCAGCCTCGACGATCAACAGGGAATTGCCCGAGCGTTGCATGGGGTTGGCTTATTGGCCGAGTGGGCGGGGCAGCGCGATTTTGCCATGCGAGCCTATCAAGAAAGTTTAAGTCTCTTCCGCCAACTCGATGATCAAGAGGAGATTGCTTGGTCGTTGTTTCACTTGGGCGCAGCTTTGCAATCGCAGGGTCAAGCCAAACAAGCTCAGCATTTTTTAGAAGCAGCCTTAGCGACCTCACGCCGCTTGGATCATTCGTGGAGCATCGTGCATCAAACCAAAGCACTTGGCCAAATGGCGATTGATCAAGGGCGTTATGCTGATGCCGAGTTATTACTCAACGAAAGTCTCAAGCTCGCTCAAAGCCATCAATATCAACAAATTTATCTTGAAATTTTGCGGCATCTTGGGCGTTCGGCATTGGAGCAAGGCCAGTATCAGCTAGCTCGCGAGCGATTTCAAGCCAGCCTTGAGCAAGCCCAACAACTCAAAGAACCCTCGGCAATTCGCTGGGCCAGCATTCACCTCAACTGGCTGGGTATTCTCGCAGGTGATTTGGACCAAGCCTATGCGTTTGAGCAACAATTGGCAATCTTCGAGCGCGACGAGCCTGCTTGGGCAATTGCCTGGCTCAAGGCACGTTTGGGCACAATTGCTTTGATCAAACACCAGCCTGAAGTAGCCCAAAGCTGGTTTCTGGCTAGTATTCAAATGTACCAAGCCAACGATTTGCCATGGGGTTTGGTCGAATGTCTTGAAGGGTTAGCGCATAGCCTATGTTTGGGCAAGCAAGCCAATCAAGCCGCAGCCTGCTTGCAATTGCTAAGCACTGCTGAACAACAACGCCAAAGCTTGCCACGTTTGCGCTCAGTACCTGAACAAGCAGCATGGCAAGCCAGCCTTGCGTGGTGTCAACAACAACTTAGCCCCGAGCAATTTACCCAAATTTGGCAAACTGAGGTGACCCAAACACTTGAACAATTGCTCAAGCCTTTTTAA
- a CDS encoding DUF1905 domain-containing protein, which yields MTFDFTGPIWFWKGPAPWYFVTVPLEQSQSIKAVAGLVTYGWGVIPAQVQIGGTTWSTSLIPKDGLYLVPIKKPIRLAEQLNEGDLVNIQLKIGQ from the coding sequence GTGACCTTTGATTTTACTGGGCCAATTTGGTTTTGGAAAGGGCCAGCGCCATGGTATTTCGTCACTGTGCCGCTTGAACAGAGCCAATCAATCAAGGCGGTTGCTGGGCTGGTGACCTATGGCTGGGGCGTGATTCCGGCCCAAGTGCAAATTGGCGGTACAACCTGGAGTACGTCGCTGATTCCCAAAGATGGCCTGTATCTTGTGCCGATCAAAAAGCCCATTCGTTTGGCCGAGCAGCTTAACGAAGGCGATCTGGTGAACATTCAGCTTAAGATTGGCCAGTGA
- a CDS encoding HAMP domain-containing protein — protein sequence MLHSLRRQVIVILLLGTSLLALLNLAINARGLVAVRNQATNDSTAALQAQAEQYLLRIAQSHAASTGQTVRGVQQLAVTTRTYLQQPTNQIPNLPELNVARNGRQYASGATTVLVVANPDQAQALADIRYSQRLEDVLPSLQISVPEIVRISYLTANTLRTYPNMTPNDPPVDWLPSQEAAYQASLPENNPSRALVWTEVHQSIDQSQALISVAAPVYDNADFLGTVSVDVSLDRLSFYLKGLIVDQSSFAFLITRNGEVVAVTEAGQGGIVQQILTNQANMPSSSMISDLQAGRDGVTTVRLSGRGYVVAYAAISGIPWGLGLASPLDEITARTTETANQIATITNQSLGLSIGLALIAVILFGFGMALILRRQFLKPLAGLIGATNRVADGDLQPIEVESNNELGQLASSFNSMTAALQVSRQETEAKEAAREAAMQRLSEVVVNLEHSLAERQQLSQLLRDVASPVIPILKGVLVMPLIGSLDGERVQQATSILLTRVQRERARKVLIDITGVPMMDEQAAQALLSMMNGLRLLGASVILVGVGPEVAQMLTTLSVDLSSVQTSADLRTAVAQLSRS from the coding sequence ATGCTCCATAGTTTACGCAGGCAAGTTATTGTTATCCTCTTATTGGGAACATCGCTCTTGGCGTTGCTCAATTTAGCAATTAATGCTCGTGGCTTGGTGGCAGTGCGCAACCAAGCCACCAACGATAGCACCGCCGCGCTGCAAGCCCAAGCTGAACAATATCTCCTGCGCATTGCCCAAAGTCATGCTGCCAGCACGGGGCAAACAGTCCGTGGTGTGCAACAATTAGCGGTCACCACCCGCACCTATTTGCAACAGCCAACCAATCAAATTCCAAACTTGCCTGAGTTGAACGTAGCCCGTAATGGTCGCCAATATGCCAGCGGCGCAACCACAGTCTTGGTGGTTGCTAATCCCGATCAGGCCCAAGCATTAGCTGACATTCGTTATAGTCAACGGCTCGAAGATGTCTTGCCAAGCTTGCAAATCAGCGTGCCTGAAATTGTGCGTATCTCATATCTGACCGCCAATACCTTGCGCACCTATCCCAACATGACTCCTAACGATCCGCCAGTAGATTGGTTGCCCAGCCAAGAAGCAGCGTACCAAGCCAGTTTGCCAGAGAATAACCCGAGCCGCGCCTTGGTCTGGACAGAAGTGCATCAATCGATTGATCAATCGCAAGCATTGATCTCGGTTGCTGCACCAGTTTATGATAATGCCGATTTTTTGGGCACTGTCAGCGTCGATGTCAGCCTTGATCGTTTGAGTTTCTATCTCAAGGGATTAATTGTTGATCAATCGAGTTTTGCCTTTTTGATTACCCGTAATGGCGAAGTTGTGGCGGTGACCGAGGCTGGCCAGGGCGGGATTGTTCAGCAAATTTTGACCAATCAAGCCAACATGCCCAGTTCATCGATGATCAGCGATCTGCAAGCGGGCCGTGATGGAGTAACCACGGTGCGTTTGAGTGGGCGCGGATATGTAGTGGCCTATGCGGCAATTAGCGGGATTCCATGGGGCTTGGGCTTAGCTTCGCCCTTGGATGAAATTACGGCACGCACGACTGAAACCGCCAATCAAATTGCCACGATCACTAACCAAAGTCTTGGCTTGAGCATCGGTTTGGCCTTAATTGCGGTTATTTTGTTTGGCTTTGGCATGGCGCTGATTCTGCGCCGCCAATTTCTTAAACCACTGGCCGGCTTAATTGGCGCAACCAATCGAGTCGCCGACGGCGATCTCCAGCCAATTGAGGTTGAAAGCAATAATGAATTAGGTCAGTTGGCCAGCTCATTTAATAGCATGACCGCTGCTTTACAAGTTTCGCGCCAAGAAACCGAGGCCAAAGAGGCTGCACGCGAAGCCGCGATGCAGCGCCTGAGTGAAGTGGTGGTTAATCTCGAACACTCACTCGCTGAACGTCAACAGTTATCGCAACTGCTACGTGATGTTGCCTCACCAGTCATCCCAATTCTAAAAGGGGTGTTGGTGATGCCATTAATTGGTAGTTTGGATGGCGAACGGGTGCAGCAAGCCACCTCAATTCTCTTGACCCGGGTTCAACGGGAACGCGCTCGCAAAGTCTTGATTGATATTACGGGCGTGCCAATGATGGATGAACAGGCTGCCCAAGCCTTGTTAAGCATGATGAATGGCTTGCGTTTGCTGGGGGCAAGTGTAATTTTGGTTGGCGTTGGCCCCGAAGTTGCCCAAATGCTGACTACCTTGTCGGTCGATTTGAGTTCAGTCCAGACCTCAGCCGATTTGCGCACTGCCGTTGCCCAACTAAGCCGTTCGTAA
- the torT gene encoding TMAO reductase system periplasmic protein TorT produces MQTATKRSKWVLGSLLAASLAACGTAQPTAQPTSVPSATAALSQTSTSTTYQVEVWNPPFDFASPRTSTDYVPLVVADKAETICVSIPHIKDSYWLAVNYGVVSEAERLGINVEIVEAGGYGNLPTQITQIRQCVANGAKAVVIGAISLDGLNDLIVELQSQKIPVIAFMNDISSKAITAKSLSVPGEGGQEIAKYLVQKHAKGSDAVDVAWFPGPEKAGWSKAADEKFKATITGGAINIVETKYGDTGKEEQAKLIEEVLIAHPEIDYIVGTGQTAVTAAEILRERKLQDKIKIMAYYISPEVYAELQSGGIQAAAVAPPVTIARIAIDQTVRILEGKEFMAHVGPKSFVIDTASLTSFDPTTSIPPETFKITLRVSQ; encoded by the coding sequence ATGCAGACTGCAACCAAACGCTCGAAATGGGTTCTTGGCAGTTTATTGGCCGCTAGTTTAGCCGCTTGTGGCACGGCTCAGCCAACCGCCCAACCAACATCCGTGCCTAGTGCAACCGCCGCGCTCAGCCAAACCAGCACCAGCACCACCTATCAAGTTGAAGTCTGGAATCCACCATTCGATTTTGCTAGCCCGCGGACATCAACCGACTATGTGCCCTTGGTTGTGGCCGATAAGGCTGAGACAATTTGTGTTTCAATTCCGCACATCAAGGATAGTTATTGGTTGGCGGTTAATTATGGCGTAGTTTCCGAAGCCGAACGCTTAGGCATCAATGTGGAAATTGTTGAAGCTGGTGGCTATGGCAATTTGCCAACCCAAATTACCCAAATTCGCCAATGTGTGGCTAACGGAGCCAAGGCTGTGGTGATTGGGGCGATCTCGCTTGATGGCCTCAACGATTTAATTGTGGAGCTGCAAAGCCAAAAGATTCCCGTAATTGCCTTTATGAATGATATTTCGTCGAAGGCCATTACCGCTAAATCGCTTTCAGTCCCCGGCGAAGGCGGCCAAGAAATTGCTAAATATTTAGTGCAAAAACATGCCAAGGGCAGCGATGCGGTTGATGTCGCTTGGTTCCCTGGCCCCGAAAAGGCTGGTTGGTCGAAAGCAGCCGATGAAAAATTTAAGGCTACTATTACTGGTGGCGCAATTAACATTGTTGAAACCAAATATGGCGATACTGGCAAAGAAGAGCAAGCAAAATTGATCGAAGAGGTCTTGATCGCACATCCCGAGATCGATTATATTGTAGGCACTGGTCAAACTGCGGTAACTGCTGCCGAAATTCTGCGCGAACGCAAGCTGCAAGATAAAATTAAAATTATGGCATATTATATCAGTCCAGAAGTGTATGCCGAATTGCAGAGTGGTGGTATCCAAGCAGCGGCGGTTGCTCCACCAGTTACAATTGCGCGAATTGCCATCGATCAAACGGTGCGCATTTTGGAAGGCAAAGAATTTATGGCCCATGTTGGCCCGAAGAGCTTCGTGATCGATACAGCATCGCTCACTAGCTTTGATCCGACGACTTCGATCCCACCCGAAACGTTCAAAATTACGCTGCGTGTGTCGCAATAG
- a CDS encoding RidA family protein: MKRFSLKLLLVMVMAATFSSISLASEGQALDKAQQAEQHRCRRPGVDCVFEKVEAYVEARYGVASLPALTPPTANYVYASQSGETVFISSAGPEILTGSGGFLKGELPTLSLATAQEAAMLSCVRGLRFLKSTIGDLDRVEHIVMVTGTVNVTPTYDDVTSGPVVGALGKTVDGCSDFLVEIFGPEAGKHARSSGGKVALPFNMATEIELIVEIK, encoded by the coding sequence ATGAAACGCTTTTCTCTCAAACTCCTGCTCGTAATGGTCATGGCTGCCACATTTAGCTCGATTTCACTGGCTTCGGAAGGCCAAGCGCTCGACAAAGCCCAACAAGCTGAACAGCATCGTTGTCGCCGACCAGGTGTTGATTGTGTCTTTGAAAAGGTTGAAGCCTATGTTGAAGCACGTTATGGTGTAGCTTCATTGCCAGCATTGACTCCGCCAACTGCCAATTATGTGTATGCTTCACAATCAGGCGAAACGGTCTTTATTTCGTCAGCTGGCCCAGAAATTTTGACTGGCAGCGGCGGTTTCCTCAAAGGCGAATTGCCAACCCTCTCGTTGGCAACGGCCCAAGAAGCTGCGATGTTGAGTTGTGTGCGGGGCTTACGCTTCCTGAAATCAACAATTGGCGACCTTGATCGGGTTGAGCACATTGTGATGGTTACCGGAACGGTCAATGTTACCCCAACCTACGACGATGTAACGTCTGGCCCAGTTGTTGGTGCACTTGGCAAAACCGTTGATGGCTGTTCAGACTTCTTGGTCGAAATTTTTGGCCCCGAAGCTGGTAAACATGCCCGTTCATCTGGTGGTAAAGTTGCATTGCCCTTCAATATGGCCACCGAAATCGAGTTGATTGTCGAAATTAAATAA